In Canis lupus baileyi chromosome X, mCanLup2.hap1, whole genome shotgun sequence, one DNA window encodes the following:
- the LOC140628127 gene encoding odorant-binding protein-like, protein MKILLLCLALVLASDAQLPLPNVLTQVSGPWKTLYISSNNLDKIGKNGPFRIYMRGINVDIPRLKMSFNFYVKVDGECVENSVGASIGRDNLIKAEYNGGNYFRIIDMTPNALIGYDVNVDSKGKITKLASLVGRGAHVNEEDIAKFKKLSREKGIPEENIIYLGDTDNCPNHE, encoded by the exons ATGAAGATCCTACTGTTGTGTCTTGCACTCGTTTTGGCTTCTGATGCCCAGCTACCCCTTCCTAATGTACTGACACAG GTTTCAGGACCATGGAAGACGTTGTACATATCATCCAACAACCTTGACAAGATTGGCAAGAATGGCCCGTTTAGGATTTATATGAGAGGTATCAATGTGGACATACCAAGACTCAAAATGTCATTCAATTTTTACgtcaa ggttGACGGAGAGTGCGTTGAAAACTCTGTTGGGGCATCAATAGGACGAGACAATCTTATCAAGGCTGAAT ATAATGGTGGCAATTATTTCCGAATTATTGATATGACCCCAAATGCCCTCATAGGCTATGATGTCAATGTGGATAGCAAAGGGAAAATTACAAAACTGGCTTCATTGGTTG GCAGAGGAGCTCATGTTAATGAGGAGGACATTGCAAAGTTCAAGAAGCTGAGTAGAGAAAAGGGtattccagaagaaaatattatatacttagGCGATACTG ACAACTGTCCCAACCATGAATAA